One Spiribacter halobius DNA segment encodes these proteins:
- a CDS encoding LysE family translocator yields MNLDTLQLFVPACFALNLAPGPSNLLALNHGTRYGCRSAVLAGFGRLAAFSGMLALAVVGLAGVLQASEALFLAVKLLGAGYLVYLACQLWRLPPREPGEPAPGGQGLLGLARREFMLAAGNPKAIVIFTAFLPQFVHAGAPVLPQLALLGGLFLVLEWLAIAAYAVLGARLAHWLRRPASQRLFSRACAGLLGWAALVLLLSRRHT; encoded by the coding sequence TTGAATCTGGACACCCTGCAACTGTTCGTCCCGGCGTGCTTTGCGCTCAATCTCGCGCCGGGGCCGAGCAATCTGCTGGCGCTGAATCACGGTACCCGGTATGGCTGCCGTAGCGCCGTGCTGGCCGGGTTCGGGCGGCTCGCGGCCTTCAGCGGCATGCTGGCCCTGGCGGTGGTGGGGTTGGCTGGCGTCCTCCAGGCTTCGGAGGCGCTTTTCCTCGCGGTCAAGCTGCTCGGCGCGGGCTATCTGGTCTACCTGGCCTGTCAGCTCTGGCGGTTGCCGCCGCGGGAGCCCGGAGAGCCTGCGCCAGGTGGACAGGGTCTGCTGGGGCTCGCGCGGCGCGAGTTCATGCTCGCCGCCGGCAACCCCAAGGCGATCGTGATATTCACCGCTTTCCTGCCCCAGTTCGTGCATGCAGGTGCGCCCGTCCTGCCTCAGCTTGCATTGCTCGGTGGTCTGTTTCTCGTGCTTGAGTGGCTGGCGATTGCCGCCTATGCGGTCCTTGGAGCGCGACTGGCGCACTGGCTTCGCCGGCCGGCCAGTCAGCGTCTCTTCAGCCGAGCCTGTGCGGGGCTTCTCGGCTGGGCGGCGCTGGTTCTCCTGCTCTCGCGACGCCACACCTGA
- a CDS encoding TRAP transporter large permease, translating to MDMNEILGFLLLLALLTGIFIGFPIAFTLICLTVIFGYIGLGDLVFNLMVFQAWGVMREETLAAVPLFVFMGYVLEQAGMMERLFKGFQYILARVNGALYLGVLFTSTLFATATGIIGASVTLIGMLAGPVMRESKYDPALSAGAITAGGTLGILIPPSVLLVVLGPVMGVSIPKLFAATIIPGLLIAGLFTVYVMVRSYVNPAVGPALPKDKHPSDYRAALREFLVGMLPLLALIGASLGSILAGIATPTEGAGMGAAGALILATAYGRLSRFLLKVSLFKSMLVSSMIMFLLMASNMYGAVFNRLGTGPLIAETLVSLNLSPIVMLVALMVIIFLLGWPLEWAPIIFIFLPIFLPVIAASNLDLLWVATLVAVNLQTAFLSPPVAMAAYYLKAVVPDWSLTEIYSGMLQFVALQIVALALVVTFPSLALWLPGVLF from the coding sequence ATGGACATGAATGAAATCCTGGGATTCCTGCTGCTGCTGGCGCTGCTCACCGGCATCTTCATCGGATTCCCCATCGCCTTCACGCTGATCTGCCTCACGGTGATCTTCGGCTATATCGGCCTCGGCGATCTCGTGTTCAACCTGATGGTCTTTCAGGCCTGGGGCGTGATGCGCGAGGAGACCCTGGCAGCGGTGCCGCTGTTCGTCTTCATGGGCTACGTCCTCGAGCAGGCCGGGATGATGGAGCGGCTGTTCAAGGGCTTCCAGTACATCCTCGCGCGGGTCAACGGCGCGCTCTATCTCGGCGTGCTGTTCACCTCGACGCTGTTCGCGACGGCCACCGGCATCATTGGCGCCTCGGTCACGCTGATCGGCATGCTCGCCGGTCCGGTGATGCGGGAGTCGAAGTACGACCCGGCGCTATCCGCCGGCGCGATCACGGCGGGCGGCACCCTCGGCATCCTGATTCCGCCATCGGTGCTGCTGGTGGTGCTGGGACCGGTGATGGGCGTCTCCATCCCGAAGCTCTTCGCCGCGACGATCATTCCGGGGCTGCTGATCGCCGGTCTCTTCACCGTCTACGTGATGGTGCGGAGCTACGTGAATCCCGCGGTGGGCCCGGCGCTGCCGAAGGACAAACACCCGAGCGACTATCGCGCGGCCCTGCGGGAGTTCCTGGTCGGCATGCTGCCGCTGCTCGCGCTCATCGGCGCCTCCCTCGGCAGCATTCTCGCCGGCATCGCCACGCCCACGGAGGGGGCCGGCATGGGAGCCGCCGGAGCGCTGATTCTCGCCACCGCCTATGGGCGTCTCAGCCGCTTCCTGCTCAAGGTCTCGCTGTTCAAGAGCATGCTGGTGTCGAGCATGATCATGTTCCTGCTCATGGCCTCGAACATGTACGGCGCCGTGTTCAACCGTCTGGGGACCGGGCCGCTGATCGCCGAGACGCTGGTGTCTCTGAATCTGAGCCCCATCGTCATGCTCGTCGCGCTGATGGTGATCATCTTCCTGCTCGGCTGGCCGCTGGAGTGGGCGCCGATCATCTTCATCTTTCTGCCGATCTTCCTGCCGGTGATTGCAGCGTCGAACCTCGACCTGCTCTGGGTGGCGACGCTGGTGGCGGTCAACCTGCAGACGGCGTTCCTTTCACCCCCGGTGGCGATGGCCGCGTACTACCTGAAAGCGGTGGTGCCCGACTGGTCGCTGACGGAAATCTACAGCGGCATGCTGCAATTCGTGGCGCTGCAGATCGTCGCCCTGGCGCTGGTGGTGACGTTCCCGTCGCTGGCGCTCTGGCTCCCCGGTGTTCTCTTCTAG
- a CDS encoding amidase produces MAATLGPAADYRGIVASSASGCVRLVDTLLAHIEKLEPEHRCFEHIDAEAVRARARWLDERRDALGHLPLYGMPVGVKDIIDVAGLRTSNGLPTALATTASEDAAVVRDLQAQGAIIVGKTVSTELAFLHPARTRNPRGTDFTPGGSSAGSAAGVAAGMVAAAVGTQTGGSVTRPASFCGVHAVKTTSGLIDRTGVLSQSPTLDTVGFLACDAEALAAIMEGLTPLQPPGGDVPGRIGLLAGGMVDRAPDYVREALHRIERHCADRVSRVVLDPLFDRCVPVRQRINMFELRYQFEHFMTGYGNHLSDTLKAGYREGEGVTVEDYFAAIREGADIRRYVNGLLEQFDYLLLPSALGEPPKGLESTGDSLYNAPWSLLGNPTVTLPLCAGPNGMPFGLQLVGRHFSERALIAAGAALSARFAEAL; encoded by the coding sequence ATGGCCGCCACCCTGGGCCCTGCAGCGGACTATCGCGGGATTGTCGCCTCCAGTGCCTCCGGCTGCGTCCGGCTGGTCGACACGCTGCTCGCGCATATAGAGAAACTCGAACCGGAGCACCGTTGCTTCGAGCACATCGATGCGGAGGCGGTCCGCGCCCGGGCACGCTGGCTCGACGAGCGTCGGGATGCGCTGGGGCACCTGCCCCTGTACGGCATGCCGGTGGGCGTGAAGGACATCATCGACGTCGCCGGCCTGCGCACGAGCAACGGTCTCCCGACGGCGCTCGCGACCACGGCCAGCGAGGACGCCGCGGTGGTTCGCGATCTGCAGGCGCAGGGGGCGATTATCGTCGGCAAAACGGTGAGCACCGAGCTCGCGTTCCTGCACCCGGCGCGCACGCGCAACCCGAGGGGTACGGACTTCACCCCGGGGGGATCCTCCGCCGGCTCCGCCGCCGGCGTCGCAGCGGGCATGGTGGCCGCCGCCGTCGGCACCCAGACCGGAGGGTCGGTTACCCGACCCGCCTCGTTCTGTGGTGTGCATGCGGTGAAGACGACTTCCGGACTGATCGACCGCACCGGCGTGCTCAGTCAGTCCCCTACCCTGGACACCGTGGGCTTCCTGGCCTGCGACGCCGAGGCCCTGGCCGCGATCATGGAGGGCCTGACGCCACTGCAGCCACCGGGTGGAGATGTGCCCGGCCGTATCGGACTGCTGGCAGGCGGCATGGTGGATCGTGCCCCGGACTACGTGCGCGAGGCCCTGCACCGCATCGAGCGTCACTGCGCCGATCGCGTCTCCCGCGTGGTGCTGGATCCGCTGTTCGATCGCTGCGTCCCGGTACGCCAGCGCATCAACATGTTCGAGCTCCGCTATCAGTTCGAGCACTTCATGACCGGCTACGGCAATCACCTGAGCGACACCCTGAAGGCCGGCTATCGCGAAGGCGAGGGCGTCACCGTGGAGGACTATTTCGCCGCCATTCGCGAGGGCGCCGACATTCGCCGATACGTGAACGGGCTGCTCGAGCAGTTCGATTATCTGCTGCTGCCCTCGGCCCTCGGTGAGCCTCCGAAGGGCCTCGAGAGCACTGGCGATTCGCTCTACAATGCGCCCTGGTCGCTGCTCGGCAATCCCACGGTGACGCTGCCCCTCTGCGCAGGACCGAACGGCATGCCTTTCGGCCTGCAGCTGGTGGGGCGGCACTTTTCCGAGCGTGCGCTGATCGCGGCGGGTGCGGCGCTTTCAGCCAGATTCGCCGAGGCGCTTTGA
- a CDS encoding TRAP transporter small permease subunit, with translation MTDPQRPQYQDELIGDFGTPITGDPALPVPLRRVVAAIDRGSELIGYAVSVCILFLTAVIIFEVISRGVFGAPTMWAYDLSYMLYGTIFMLGAAVTLRFGGHIRTDIFFAKFPPRTQAAIDIAFYLLLFIPGMWLFLVVGYDKALHAFVTGERSGLSPWRPLLWPYRAVIPLTSLLLIVQAVSEILKRVSVFYGSGQHGHE, from the coding sequence ATGACCGACCCGCAACGACCCCAGTATCAGGATGAGCTGATTGGCGATTTCGGCACGCCGATTACCGGCGACCCGGCGCTGCCCGTGCCGCTGCGCCGCGTCGTGGCGGCAATCGATCGTGGCTCGGAGCTGATCGGGTACGCCGTTTCGGTGTGCATCCTGTTCCTGACGGCGGTGATCATCTTCGAGGTCATCAGCCGTGGCGTATTCGGCGCGCCCACCATGTGGGCCTACGACCTTAGCTACATGCTCTACGGCACGATCTTCATGCTGGGGGCGGCGGTCACGCTGCGCTTCGGCGGCCATATCCGTACCGATATCTTCTTCGCGAAGTTCCCGCCGCGAACCCAGGCGGCGATCGACATCGCCTTCTATCTGCTGCTGTTCATACCCGGCATGTGGCTTTTCCTCGTCGTCGGCTACGACAAGGCCCTGCACGCCTTCGTCACGGGAGAGCGCAGCGGTCTGAGCCCCTGGCGGCCCCTGCTCTGGCCATACCGGGCGGTGATTCCGCTGACGTCACTGCTGCTGATCGTTCAGGCGGTCTCGGAAATCCTCAAGCGCGTGAGCGTGTTCTACGGGAGCGGCCAGCATGGACATGAATGA
- a CDS encoding TRAP transporter substrate-binding protein: MKFACNSPRRVVRRVFPAAAGTLAALMTAAAWGADYSWTLQTGYAAGDEQHQSYVALAEKIEAMSGGRLEIDVSPGGTFVPAFEVIDAVNDGILDAGGGDGDYLVGRHPAGSLFASSPGFGMDSITLMSWMRYGGGDELFDEYVSEVIGFSDVQVFAMSPALAQPFGWFEEPIESVADIEGIKFRTPGLPVDVMEEMGAAVVTVPGSEVVPALERGVIESAEYFSPKADLTLGLSDIRKIYMMPSYLQIGLVLNVYVNEAKWQELPEDLKAIVEHAIMAESADFYWRYLRDNAEALAYMEEEQGVTVVRTPDDVMRAQLDAWEVVLNRHAEEDEFFAGVLESQRAYADQAVGLKARITPPLNIALEKYREE, from the coding sequence ATGAAGTTTGCATGCAATTCGCCCCGGCGGGTGGTCCGCCGGGTCTTCCCCGCGGCCGCCGGCACGCTGGCCGCACTGATGACCGCTGCCGCCTGGGGCGCCGACTACAGTTGGACGCTGCAGACGGGCTACGCGGCGGGTGACGAGCAGCACCAGTCCTACGTGGCACTCGCGGAGAAGATCGAGGCCATGTCCGGCGGCCGCCTCGAGATCGACGTCAGCCCGGGCGGGACCTTCGTCCCGGCCTTCGAGGTCATCGACGCGGTGAATGACGGCATTCTCGACGCCGGTGGCGGTGACGGCGACTACCTGGTCGGCCGGCATCCTGCCGGCAGCCTGTTCGCCTCCTCGCCGGGGTTCGGCATGGATTCCATCACCCTCATGAGCTGGATGCGCTATGGCGGTGGTGACGAGCTCTTCGACGAGTACGTGAGCGAGGTGATCGGCTTCAGCGATGTGCAGGTGTTCGCGATGAGCCCCGCGCTGGCGCAGCCGTTCGGCTGGTTCGAGGAGCCTATCGAGAGCGTTGCCGATATCGAGGGCATCAAGTTCCGGACCCCGGGTCTGCCCGTGGACGTCATGGAGGAGATGGGCGCAGCGGTGGTCACGGTGCCCGGCTCCGAGGTGGTGCCGGCCCTGGAGCGTGGTGTCATCGAGAGCGCCGAGTACTTCAGCCCCAAGGCCGATCTGACCCTTGGCCTCTCGGACATCCGCAAGATCTACATGATGCCGAGCTATCTGCAGATCGGTCTCGTGCTCAACGTCTACGTCAACGAGGCGAAGTGGCAGGAGCTGCCCGAGGATCTGAAAGCGATCGTCGAGCACGCCATCATGGCCGAGTCGGCGGATTTCTACTGGCGCTACCTGAGGGACAACGCCGAGGCGCTGGCCTACATGGAGGAGGAGCAGGGCGTCACCGTGGTGCGTACTCCGGATGACGTCATGCGTGCCCAGCTCGACGCCTGGGAGGTGGTCCTCAATCGTCATGCCGAGGAGGACGAGTTCTTCGCCGGCGTGCTCGAATCCCAGCGCGCCTATGCGGACCAGGCAGTGGGCCTGAAGGCCCGGATCACCCCGCCCCTGAACATTGCCCTCGAGAAGTACCGCGAGGAGTAG